One window of Sphingomonas sp. KC8 genomic DNA carries:
- a CDS encoding DUF411 domain-containing protein translates to MDTLLLSRRHFVGSVRAVGLFAAMGGLISACSAAAPKRVPIMVHKDPNCGCCTAWADRMESTGDFTVTLINSEDMAAVKARLRVPLELASCHTTEAAGYVIEGHVPAADISRLLREKPSDIIGLAVPGMPAGSPGMETPDGRRDAYEVIAFTTGGRQSVFARHG, encoded by the coding sequence ATGGACACCCTGCTCTTGAGCCGTCGTCACTTTGTGGGCAGCGTACGCGCGGTGGGACTTTTCGCCGCGATGGGCGGGTTGATCAGCGCGTGCAGCGCAGCAGCGCCGAAACGGGTGCCGATCATGGTACATAAGGATCCAAATTGCGGCTGTTGTACGGCTTGGGCCGACCGGATGGAATCAACAGGCGACTTCACGGTCACGCTGATCAATTCGGAGGACATGGCCGCTGTCAAAGCGCGTCTGCGGGTGCCGCTTGAGCTTGCGTCTTGTCACACTACAGAGGCTGCTGGATATGTCATCGAAGGACATGTGCCAGCGGCGGACATTTCACGGCTCCTGCGCGAGAAGCCGTCTGACATAATCGGATTGGCGGTCCCTGGGATGCCCGCGGGTTCACCCGGGATGGAAACGCCAGACGGACGACGCGACGCTTACGAGGTCATAGCTTTCACCACCGGTGGCCGCCAGAGCGTGTTTGCGCGGCACGGCTGA
- a CDS encoding IS3 family transposase (programmed frameshift) — MPSKKHKPEEIIGKLREVEIVLAQGGTTAEACRRIAVTEQTYYRWRKEYGGLKTDQARRMKDLEKENLRLRRAISDLTLDKLILQEAAPGKLLSPARRRRCIDQLRRELPVSERRICRVLGQHRSTHRKVPRGADDEVRLTEDIIALAKQYGRYGYRRVTALLRDAGWTVNRKRVERIWRKEGLKVPQRQPKRGRLWLNDGSCIRLRPEYPGHVWAYDFVEGRTHDGRKFRILTIIDEASRECLALIVARQLKHEDVLAALADLFIARGPPAHIRSDNGAEFIATAVQTWLAQIGVKTLYIAPGSPWENGYNESFNGSLRDELLNGEIFYSLAEAKVLIEAWRRHYNTVRPHSSLGYRPPAPESATPPLPPSGSASLHLPSAMAAEATMH, encoded by the exons ATGCCGAGCAAGAAGCACAAGCCGGAAGAGATCATCGGCAAGCTGCGTGAAGTTGAGATCGTGCTGGCGCAGGGTGGAACGACGGCCGAAGCCTGCCGGCGCATCGCGGTCACCGAGCAAACCTACTACCGCTGGCGCAAGGAATATGGCGGTCTGAAGACCGACCAGGCGCGGCGGATGAAGGATCTGGAGAAGGAGAATCTGCGGCTTCGCCGGGCGATCTCGGACCTGACGCTGGACAAGCTGATCCTTCAGGAGGCCGCTC CGGGGAAACTTCTGAGCCCCGCGCGGCGGCGACGCTGTATCGATCAGTTGCGGCGGGAGTTGCCAGTGTCCGAGCGGCGTATATGCCGGGTGCTCGGGCAACATCGGTCGACGCATCGCAAGGTGCCGCGCGGGGCGGATGATGAGGTGCGGCTCACCGAGGACATTATCGCACTGGCCAAGCAATACGGCCGCTACGGCTATCGCCGGGTGACCGCATTGCTGCGCGATGCCGGCTGGACGGTGAACCGCAAACGCGTTGAGCGGATTTGGCGCAAGGAGGGGTTGAAGGTGCCACAGCGCCAGCCAAAGCGGGGCCGGTTATGGCTGAACGACGGCTCGTGTATCCGGCTCAGGCCGGAATATCCAGGGCATGTCTGGGCCTACGACTTCGTCGAGGGCCGTACGCATGACGGGCGCAAGTTCCGGATCCTCACCATTATCGACGAGGCCAGCCGGGAGTGCCTCGCGCTTATCGTGGCACGCCAGCTCAAGCATGAAGATGTGCTGGCGGCTCTCGCTGACCTGTTCATCGCGCGGGGACCACCGGCTCATATCCGGTCGGACAATGGCGCCGAGTTTATCGCCACTGCCGTGCAGACATGGCTCGCCCAGATCGGCGTGAAGACCTTGTATATCGCGCCCGGTTCACCGTGGGAGAATGGTTATAACGAAAGCTTCAATGGGTCGCTCCGCGACGAACTGCTCAACGGCGAGATCTTCTACAGCCTCGCCGAGGCCAAGGTGCTGATCGAGGCCTGGCGGCGGCATTACAACACCGTTCGCCCGCACAGCAGCCTCGGCTATCGGCCGCCGGCCCCGGAAAGTGCGACACCGCCATTGCCGCCGTCCGGTTCCGCTTCGCTCCACCTACCGTCAGCAATGGCGGCGGAAGCAACAATGCACTAA